From Quercus lobata isolate SW786 chromosome 1, ValleyOak3.0 Primary Assembly, whole genome shotgun sequence, one genomic window encodes:
- the LOC115981754 gene encoding uncharacterized protein LOC115981754 — protein MEALYAKLYDKYTKLKKRKWSELDKLNKDQEVKFVTYVNAAEELIQHLKNENDQLRAQVDDLRSEVSSIRSAKDDQFTEFQNRLMEESQKNKALSEEVEKLTVLQLEGNFGSSRVGRNDNGRLNTPKVTRSVSNSPYRIMTRRRSRLFSSESQDDAMQVQQESEKNLLTETVPSGALLNVQQPECCRRTANTSGGGMNERGSVNCLFQAFVEYLVGMKLSAVTQTEGMSISALHQSSGYSFSLTWVDKAAGEEAELLYRVSSLGTFERVAPEWMREVILFSTSMCPIFFERVSRVIRLHH, from the exons ATGGAAGCTCTGTACGCGAAGCTCTACGATAAGTACACTAAACTCAAG AAGAGAAAATGGTCTGAGTTGGATAAGCtaaataaagatcaagaagtgAAATTTGTGACTTATGTGAATG CTGCAGAGGAGCTGATACAACACCTGAAAAACGAAAATGACCAGTTGCGTGCTCAGGTTGATGACTTGAGAAGTGAAGTGTCTTCAATTAG GTCCGCCAAAGATGATCAATTTACTGAATTCCAAAATCGTTTAATGGAAGAGAGCCAGAAGA ATAAAGCTCTTTCTGAAGAAGTAGAGAAGCTCACTGTACTACAACTAGAGGGAAATTTTGGCAGTTCAAGGGTTGGCAGAAATGACAACGGACGTCTGAATACACCTAAAGTTACAAGATCAGTGTCCAACAGCCCATACAGAATAATGACCAGAAGACGTAGCAGGCTTTTTAGTTCTGAGAGTCAAGATGATGCCATGCAAGTGCAACAAGAATCagagaaaaatttattaacagAAACTGTGCCCAGTGGTGCTCTCTTAAATGTTCAGCAG CCGGAATGCTGTAGAAGAACTGCTAACACATCAG GTGGTGGAATGAATGAAAGGGGCTCAGTTAACTGCTTGTTTCAAGCTTTTGTTGAGTACTTGGTGGGTATGAAACTATCTGCTGTTACTCAAACTGAGGGAATGTCTATTTCAGCCCTGCACCAATCAAGTG GGTACTCATTCAGTCTTACATGGGTAGACAAAGCTGCTGGAGAGGAAGCAGAACTGTTGTACCGTGTCTCATCATTGGGGACATTTGAGAGAGTAGCACCAGAATGGATGAGAGAGGTCATTCTCTTCAGCACAAGCATGTGCCCTATCTTCTTTGAAAGGGTATCCCGTGTTATCAGACTGCACCATTAA
- the LOC115981768 gene encoding protein TIC110, chloroplastic has protein sequence MNPSTLTTASPSSSSSTFLNPLRTSNNLNRRRRFRVSVPRNSSSDQSAPSTSSPPPSTGNTVFVGGKRELTGIQPLVASLSPPVRLASSALLIGAAIAAGYGLGSRFGKAQGNVATVGGAAALGAAAAAAAYAVSAAVPDVAAADLHNYVAGCDDPKVVNKDDIERIAKKYGVSKQDEAFNAELCDIYCQFVSSVLPPGSEELKGDEADTIINFKKALGIDDPDAAAMHMEIGRRLFRQRLETGDRDGDVEQRRAFQKLIYVSTLVFGEASSFLLPWKRVFKVTDSQVEIAIRDNAQRLYASKLKSVGQDIDVEQLVSLREAQRLYRLSDELAMDLFKEQARRLVEKNVSSALKILKSRTRSVKVVKEAVEELDKILAFNSLLISLKNHPDADRFALGLGPVSLLGGDFDADRIIDDLKLLYRAYVSDSLSSGRIEENKLAALNQLRNIFGLGKREAETITLDVTSKVYRKRLAQAVTGGDLEMADSKAAFLQNLCDDLHFDPQKASEIHEEIYRQKLQQCVNDGELDEDEVSALLRLRVMLCVPQQTVEAAHSDICGSLFEKAVKNAIASGVDGYDADVKESVRKAAHGLRLTRDIAMSIASKAVRQIFINYIKQARAAGNRTETAKVLKKMIAFNTLVVTELVADIKGESSDTSSEEPVKEEAKQVEEKQFEEDEEWESIQSLRKIRPGKELAAKLGKPGQTEITLKDDLPERERTDLYKAYLLYCLTGEVTKIPFGAEITTKKDDSEFVLLNQLGGILGLGANEIVEVHRSLAEQAFRQQAEVILADGQLTKGRVEQLDELQKQVGLPPQYAQKIIKSITTTKMAAAIETAVGQGRLTIKQIRELKGAGVELDSMISESLRENLFKKTVDEIFSSGTGEFDEEEVYEKIPSDLSVNADKAKRVVIQLAQSRLSNSLIQAVSLLRQRNQKGVVSSLNDLLACDKAVPATPVSWEVPEELADLYTIYLKSEPAPEKLSRLQFLLGIDDSMAAALQEMGDRNGPVGVEEENFVF, from the exons ATGAATCCCTCTACTCTCACAACCgcttcaccttcttcttcttcttccacttTCCTCAACCCTCTCCGAACTTCTAACAACCTCAACAGACGACGCCGTTTCCGTGTCTCAGTCCCTCGCAACTCTTCCTCTGACCAATCCGCGCCTTCCACGTCATCGCCTCCTCCTTCGACGGGCAATACAGTCTTCGTCGGAGGCAAAAGAGAGCTCACCGGGATTCAGCCTTTGGTGGCCAGCCTCTCGCCGCCTGTCAGGTTGGCTTCCTCCGCCTTGTTAATCGGCGCAGCCATTGCCGCCGGCTACGGCTTGGGTTCTCGCTTCGGTAAGGCTCAGGGTAATGTCGCCACTGTCGGCGGAGCTGCCGCCCTCGGCGCGGCTGCTGCAGCTGCCGCGTATGCCGTGAGTGCGGCTGTGCCGGACGTTGCTGCCGCGGATTTGCATAATTACGTGGCGGGATGTGACGATCCTAAGGTTGTGAACAAGGACGATATTGAAAGGATTGCCAAGAA GTATGGAGTAAGCAAACAAGATgaggcatttaatgcggagcTCTGTGATATTTATTGCCA GTTCGTGTCTTCTGTCCTTCCTCCAGGAAGTGAAGAACTCAAAGGTGATGAGGCTGACACAATAATTAACTTTAAAAAGGCTCTGGGCATTGATGATCCAGATGCAGCTGCCATGCATATGGAG ATTGGTAGGCGACTCTTTAGGCAAAGGCTTGAAACTGGAGATCGTGATGGTGATGTAGAGCAGCGTCGG GCATTTCAGAAGCTCATTTATGTTTCAACTCTTGTGTTTGGAGAAGCATCATCTTTCCTTTTACCTTGGAAGCGTGTCTTCAAGGTCACTGATTCTCAG GTTGAGATTGCTATCCGTGATAATGCCCAGCGGTTGTATGCTTCTAAGCTAAAATCAGTTGGCCAAG ATATTGACGTGGAGCAGCTTGTTAGCCTTAGAGAAGCACAGCGTTTATATCGACTTTCTGATGAG CTTGCCATGGACTTGTTTAAGGAACAAGCAAGAAGGCTGGTGGAAAAAAACGTTTCATCAGCGCTCAAAATACTCAAGTCCAGGACAAGATCAGT CAAGGTTGTCAAAGAAGCTGTGGAAGAGCTCGACAAGATACTAGCTTTCAATAGTTTGCTTATCTCATTGAAGAACCATCCAGATGCAGATCGCTTTGCCCTTGGGCTTGGCCCGGTTTCTTTACTAG GTGGCGACTTTGATGCTGACAGAATAATAGATGACTTGAAGTTGCTTTATAGAGCTTATGTTTCAGATTCTTTGTCTAGCGGTCGCATAGAAGAGAATAAG CTTGCTGCATTAAATCAATTGAGGAATATATTTGGTTTGGGCAAACGAGAAGCAGAAACCATTACACTAGATGTTACCTCAAAGGTATACCGTAAGCGGCTTGCACAGGCTGTCACTGGTGGTGATTTAGAAATGGCAGATAGCAAAGCAGCCTTCCTTCAAAATCTCTGTGATGACTTGCACTTTGATCCACAAAAGGCCAGTGAGATTCATGAAG AAATATACCGACAAAAACTTCAGCAATGTGTAAATGATGGAGAACTGGATGAGGATGAAGTGTCTGCCTTGCTAAGGTTACGTGTCATGCTTTGTGTACCTCAGCAGACTGTTGAAGCTGCCCACTCAGATATCTGTGGCAGTTTGTTTGAAAAG GCTGTGAAGAATGCAATTGCTTCTGGTGTTGATGGTTATGATGCTGATGTCAAGGAATCTGTGCGAAAGGCAGCACATGGCTTAAGGCTGACTAGGGACATTGCCATGTCTATTGCTAGCAAGGCA GTCCGACAGATTTTCATCAACTACATAAAACAAGCACGGGCTGCTGGGAATCGTACTGAGACTGCAAAAGTACTTAAGAAGATGATAGCTTTCAACACTTTAGTGGTGACTGAATTGGTGGCAGATATAAAAGGGGAGTCATCTGATACCTCATCAGAAGAACCTGTAAAGGAGGAAGCCAAACAAGttgaagaaaaacaatttgaagAGGATGAGGAATGGGAATCTATTCAGTCGCTTAGGAAAATACGACCTGGCAAGGAACTTGCTGCAAAGTTGGGGAAGCCTGGCCAGACAGAAATAACTCTCAAAGATGACcttccagagagagagaggactgACCTTTACAAGGCATACTTGCTCTATTGCCTTACTGGTGAAGTGACCAAGATTCCCTTTGGTGCTGAGATAACTACAAAAAAGGATGATTCTGAGTTTGTTCTGCTAAATCAGCTTGGTGGGATCCTGGGTTTGGGTGCTAATGAGATAGTGGAAGTACATAGGAGCCTAGCTGAGCAGGCTTTTAGGCAACAAGCAGAGGTGATTTTAGCTGACGGACAGTTGACAAAAGGCAGAGTAGAGCAGCTTGATGAGTTGCAGAAGCAAGTTGGCTTGCCTCCACAATATGCACAGAAGATAATAAAGAGCATAACCACTACGAAAATGGCAGCTGCCATTGAAACAGCTGTAGGTCAAGGAAGGCTTACGATAAAGCAGATAAGAGAACTTAAAGGAGCAGGTGTTGAATTAGATAGCATGATATCTGAGAGCTTGCGAGAGAACCTCTTCAAAAAAACTGTGGATGAAATTTTTTCATCAGGCACTGGAGAGTTTGATGAGGAGGAAGTCTATGAAAAAATCCCATCAGATCTCAGCGTCAATGCTGATAAGGCCAAACGTGTTGTTATTCAGCTTGCACAAAGTAGATTATCAAACTCTTTGATTCAGGCCGTGTCCCTGCTAAGGCAGAGAAATCAAAAAGGAGTG GTTTCTTCTCTTAATGACTTATTGGCTTGTGACAAAGCTGTACCTGCCACGCCTGTGTCATGGGAGGTGCCAGAGGAGCTAGCCGATCTTTATACCATATACCTCAAGAGTGAGCCAGCACCAGAGAAACTGTCTCGGCTGCAGTTTCTGTTGGGGATAGATGATTCAATGGCAGCTGCTCTCCAGGAGATGGGGGATAGAAATGGTCCTGTTGGTGTAGAAGAAgagaatttt